A single Panthera uncia isolate 11264 chromosome E2 unlocalized genomic scaffold, Puncia_PCG_1.0 HiC_scaffold_19, whole genome shotgun sequence DNA region contains:
- the GSK3A gene encoding glycogen synthase kinase-3 alpha, whose product MSGGGPSGGGPGGSGRARTSSFAEPGGGGGGGGGGPGGSASGPGGSGGGKASVGAMGGGVGASSSGGGPSGSGGGGSGGPGAGTSFPPPGVKLGRDSGKVTTVVATLGQGPERSQEVAYTDIKVIGNGSFGVVYQARLAETRELVAIKKVLQDKRFKNRELQIMRKLDHCNIVRLRYFFYSSGEKKDELYLNLVLEYVPETVYRVARHFTKAKLTIPIIYVKVYMYQLFRSLAYIHSQGVCHRDIKPQNLLVDPDTAVLKLCDFGSAKQLVRGEPNVSYICSRYYRAPELIFGATDYTSSIDVWSAGCVLAELLLGQPIFPGDSGVDQLVEIIKVLGTPTREQIREMNPNYTEFKFPQIKAHPWTKVFKSRTPPEAIALCSSLLEYTPSSRLSPLEACAHSFFDELRCHGTQLPNNRPLPPLFNFSPGELSIQPSLNAILIPPHLRSPAGTATLTPSSQALSEAQTGSEWQSTDATAPLTNSS is encoded by the exons ATGAGCGGCGGCGGGCCTTCAGGAGGCGGCCCTGGGGGCTCGGGCCGGGCGCGGACCAGCTCGTTCGCGGAGCCAGGCGGCGGAggcggtggtggcggcggcggccccGGGGGCTCGGCCTCCGGTCCGGGCGGCAGCGGCGGTGGGAAGGCGTCAGTCGGAGCCatgggtgggggcgtgggggccTCGAGCTCCGGGGGTGGCCCCAGCGGCAGCGGCGGAGGAGGCAGCGGCGGCCCCGGTGCGGGCACTAGCTTCCCGCCGCCCGGAGTGAAGCTGGGCC GTGACAGCGGGAAGGTGACCACAGTGGTAGCGACTCTAGGCCAAGGCCCAGAGCGATCCCAGGAGGTGGCTTACACAGACATCAAAGTGATTGGCAATGGCTCGTTTGGGGTCGTGTACCAGGCACGGCTGGCTGAGACCAGGGAACTGGTGGCCATCAAGAAGGTTCTCCAGGACAAGAGGTTCAAG AACCGAGAGCTGCAGATTATGCGTAAGCTGGACCACTGCAATATTGTGAGGCTGAGATACTTTTTCTACTCCAGTGGGGAGAAG AAAGACGAGCTTTATCTAAATCTGGTGCTGGAATACGTGCCCGAGACAGTGTACCGGGTGGCCCGCCATTTCACCAAGGCCAAGTTGACCATCCCTATCATCTATGTCAAG GTGTATATGTACCAGCTCTTCCGGAGCTTGGCTTACATCCACTCCCAGGGCGTGTGTCACCGCGACATCAAGCCCCAGAACCTGCTGGTGGACCCTGACACTGCTGTCCTCAAGCTCTGCGATTTTGGCAG CGCAAAGCAGTTGGTCCGGGGGGAGCCCAACGTCTCCTACATCTGCTCTCGCTACTACCGGGCCCCGGAGCTGATCTTCGGAGCCACTGATTACACCTCGTCCATTG ATGTGTGGTCAGCTGGCTGCGTGCTGGCTGAGCTCCTCCTGGGCCAGCCCATCTTCCCCGGGGACAGTGGGGTAGACCAGCTGGTGGAGATCATCAAG GTGCTGGGAACACCAACCCGGGAACAGATCCGAGAGATGAACCCCAACTACACGGAGTTCAAGTTTCCCCAGATTAAAGCTCACCCCTGGACAAAG GTGTTCAAATCTCGAACGCCGCCGGAGGCCATCGCGCTCTGCTCTAGCCTGCTGGAGTACACGCCGTCCTCAAGGCTGTCCCCTCTGGAAGCCTGCGCCCACAGCTTCTTTGATGAACTGCGATGTCACGGAACCCAGCTTCCCAACAACCGCCCGCTTCCCCCCCTCTTCAATTTCAGTCCTGGCG AACTCTCCATCCAACCATCTCTCAACGCCATTCTCATCCCTCCTCACTTGAGGTCCCCAGCGGGCACTGCCACCCTCACTCCATCCTCACAAG ctTTAAGTGAGGCTCAGACCGGCTCGGAATGGCAGTCGACCGACGCCACAGCTCCCCTCACTAACTCTTCCTGA
- the ERF gene encoding LOW QUALITY PROTEIN: ETS domain-containing transcription factor ERF (The sequence of the model RefSeq protein was modified relative to this genomic sequence to represent the inferred CDS: deleted 2 bases in 2 codons) — protein MKTPADTGFAFPDWAYKPESSPGSRQIQLWHFILELLRKEEYQGVIAWQGDYGEFVIKDPDEVARLWGVRKCKPQMNYDKLSRALRYYYNKRILHKTKGKRFTYKFNFNKLVLVNYPFIDVGLAGGAVPQSAPPVPSGGSHFRFPPSTPSEVLSPTEDPRSPPACSSSSSSLFSAVVARRLGRGSVSDCSDGTSELEEPLGEDPRARPPGPPELGAFRGPPLARLPHDPGVFRVYPRPRGGPEPLSPFPVSPLAGPGSLLPPQLSPALPMTPTHLAYTPSPTLSPMYPSGGGGPSGSGGGSHFSFSPEDMKRYLQAHTQSVYNYHLSPRAFLHYPGLVVPQPQRPDKCPLPPMAPETPPVPSSASSSSSSSSSPFKFKLQPPPLGRRQRAAGEKAPAGADKSGGIGIGSGSGGLAEGAGALAPPPPPPQIKVEPISEGESEEVEVTDISDEDEEDGEVFKTPRAPPAPPKPEPGETPGAAQCMPLKLRFKRRWSEDCRLEGGGGPTGGLEDEGEDKKVRGEGPGEAGGPLTPRRVSSDLQHATAQLSLEHRDS, from the exons ATGAAGACCCCGGCGGAcacag GGTTTGCCTTCCCAGATTGGGCCTACAAGCCAGAGTCGTCCCCTGGCTCGAGGCAGATCCAGCTGTGGCACTTTATCCTGGAGCTGCTGCGGAAGGAGGAATACCAGGGTGTCATCGCCTGGCAGGGGGACTACGGGGAATTCGTCATCAAGGACCCTGACGAGGTGGCTCGGCTCTGGGGCGTCCGCAAGTGCAAGCCCCAGATGAATTATGACAAGCTGAGCCGGGCCCTGCg CTATTATTACAATAAACGCATTCTGCACAAGACCAAGGGGAAACGGTTCACCTACAAGTTCAACTTCAACAAACTGGTGCTGGTTAATTACCCTTTCATCGATGTGGGGCTGGCTG GGGGTGCGGTGCCCCAGAGCGCCCCACCAGTGCCATCGGGTGGCAGCCACTTCCGCTTCCCTCCCTCAACGCCCTCCGAGGTGCTGTCCCCCACCGAGGACCCCCGCTCACCACCGGCCTGCTCTTCATCCTCATCTTCCCTCTTCTCGGCTGTGGTGGCCCGACGCCTGGGTCGAGGCTCAGTCAGTGACTGTAGCGATGGCACGTCAGAGCTGGAAGAGCCACTGGGAGAGGACCCCCGGGCCCGACCGCCAGGCCCTCCAGAGCTGGGTGCCTTCCGC GGCCCCCCACTGGCACGCCTGCCCCATGACCCTGGCGTCTTCCGAGTCTACCCCCGGCCCCGGGGTGGCCCTGAGCCCCTGAGCCCCTTCCCTGTGTCGCCTCTGGCCGGGCCTGGCTCCCTACTGCCGCCTCAGCTCTCACCAGCTCTGCCCATGACGCCCACTCACCTGGCCTACACTCCCTCACCCACGCTGAGCCCTATGTACCCCAGTGGTGGTGGGGGCCCCAGTGGCTCAGGAGGAGGCTCCCATTTCTCCTTTAGCCCTGAGGACATGAAACGGTACCTGCAGGCCCACACCCAAAGCGTCTACAACTACCACCTCAGTCCCCGCGCCTTCCTGCACTACCCTGGGCTGGTGGTGCCCCAGCCCCAGCGCCCTGACAAGTGCCCGCTGCCGCCCATGGCACCGGAGACCCCACCGGTCCCCTCCTCAGCctcgtcctcctcttcctcctcctcttccccattcaAGTTTAAGCTCCAGCCACCCCCGCTGGGACGCCGGCAGCGGGCAGCTGGGGAGAAGGCTCCAGCGGGTGCTGACAAGAGTGGTGGCATTGGCATTGGCAGCGGCTCAGGCGGGctggcggagggggcgggggcgctggccccaccgccaccaccaccacagatCAAGGTGGAGCCCATCTCGGAAGGCGAGTCTGAGGAAGTGGAGGTGACTGACATCAGCGATGAGGATGAGGAAGATGGGGAGGTGTTCAAGACCCCTCGTGCCCCACCTGCGCCCCCCAAGCCCGAGCCCGGCGAGACACCTGGGGCAGCCCAGTGCATGCCCCTCAAGCTGCGCTTTAAGCGGCGCTGGAGTGAAGACTGTCgcctggaggggggtgggggccccACTGGGGGCTTGGAGGATGAGGGTGAGGACAAGAaggtgcggggggaggggcctggggaggcc GGGGGGCCCCTCACCCCAAGGCGAGTGAGCTCTGACCTCCAGCACGCTACAGCCCAGCTCTCTCTGGAGCATCGAGATTCCTGA
- the ZNF526 gene encoding zinc finger protein 526 isoform X2, whose translation MAEVAAEVAEAAEMPTQMSPGAMETSTPMLGEMTEMSTEVTEMTPGEALASSLFFQHHQFMCSECGSLYNTLEEVLSHQERHVPAVTEEEALVTQDAGLEPELMAGTEDGPFQCGECSQLILSPGELLAHQDAHLRESVSQIQYQCGDCQELFPSPELWVAHRKARHLSAAAAEPPVLPPLPPPAPAPPLPAPPEVKMEPYECPECSTLCATPEEFLEHQGTHFDSLEKEERNGLEEEEEEEEEEDDEETEEEEEVVAEVGDDATGGDRATAGRARGCGDCPPRWTSAEARRRHRRASRGPASAAHPFHCDQCQRSFSSANRLLAHGRAHVGGTHECTTCSKVFKKAASLEQHLRLHRGEARYLCVDCGRGFGTELTLVAHRRAHTANPLHRCRCGKTFSNMTKFLYHRRTHAGKSGAPPALAAASPAPAEPSPPPPPPPPPAPPAQLPCPQCSKSFASASRLSRHRRAVHGPPERRHRCGVCGKGFKKLVHVRNHLRTHTGERPFQCHSCGKTFASLANLSRHQLTHTGARPYQCLDCGKRFTQSSNLQQHRRLHLRPVAFARAPRLPITGLYNKSPYYCGTCGRWFHALAGLRLHQRVHARARTLTLQPPRSPPPAPPPPPEPQQTIMCTELGETIAIIETSQPLALEDTLQLCQAALGAGEASGLLQLDAAFV comes from the coding sequence atggCAGAGGTGGCGGCTGAGGTGGCCGAGGCGGCCGAGATGCCAACACAGATGTCACCAGGGGCGATGGAGACGTCAACACCGATGTTAGGAGAGATGACGGAGATGTCAACAGAGGTGACCGAGATGACACCTGGGGAGGCCCTCgcctcctcccttttcttccagCACCACCAGTTCATGTGCTCTGAGTGCGGCAGCCTCTACAACACGCTGGAGGAAGTTCTCTCTCACCAGGAGCGGCATGTGCCTGCTGTCACAGAGGAGGAGGCGCTGGTCACCCAGGATGCTGGCCTGGAGCCAGAGCTCATGGCGGGCACCGAGGATGGGCCTTTCCAGTGTGGGGAGTGCAGCCAGCTCATCCTGTCCCCTGGTGAGCTCCTGGCCCACCAGGACGCCCACCTCCGGGAGTCTGTGAGCCAGATCCAGTACCAGTGTGGGGACTGCCAGGAGCTCTTCCCCTCGCCTGAGCTGTGGGTGGCTCATCGCAAGGCCAGGCACCTTTCTGCTGCGGCGGCCGAACCACCGGTgctgccccctctgcctcccccggCACCggcacctcccctccctgctccacccGAAGTGAAGATGGAGCCCTACGAGTGTCCCGAGTGTTCCACCCTCTGTGCCACTCCCGAGGAGTTCTTGGAGCATCAGGGCACCCACTTTGACTCCCTCGAGAAAGAAGAGCGCAATGGGctcgaggaggaggaagaagaggaggaggaggaagacgatGAAgagacggaggaggaggaggaggtggtggcaGAGGTTGGTGATGACGCCACGGGAGGCGACAGGGCCACAGCCGGCCgggccaggggctgtggggactGTCCCCCCCGCTGGACGTCAGCCGAGGCACGCCGGCGACACCGGCGGGCATCCCGCGGCCCGGCATCGGCAGCCCACCCCTTCCACTGCGACCAGTGCCAGCGCAGCTTCAGCTCGGCGAACCGGCTGCTGGCTCATGGGCGGGCGCACGTCGGCGGCACGCACGAGTGTACGACCTGCTCCAAGGTCTTCAAGAAAGCGGCGTCGCTCGAGCAGCACCTGCGGCTGCACCGCGGCGAAGCCCGCTACCTCTGTGTGGACTGCGGCCGCGGCTTTGGCACGGAGCTCACGTTGGTGGCTCACCGGCGGGCACACACCGCCAACCCCTTACATCGCTGCCGCTGCGGCAAGACGTTCAGCAACATGACCAAGTTTCTCTACCACCGGCGCACCCACGCGGGCAAGAGCGGGGCGCCCCCCGCGCTGGCGGCCGCCTCCCCGGCTCCGGCCGAgccctcgccgccgccgccgccgccgccgccccccgccccgcccgcccagCTGCCCTGTCCACAGTGCTCCAAGTCCTTCGCCTCGGCTTCCCGGCTCTCCCGGCACCGGCGCGCGGTCCACGGGCCCCCCGAGCGGCGTCACCGCTGCGGCGTGTGCGGCAAGGGCTTCAAGAAGCTGGTCCACGTGCGCAACCACCTGCGGACACACACGGGCGAGCGGCCCTTCCAGTGCCACTCGTGTGGCAAGACCTTTGCTTCTCTGGCCAACCTCAGCCGCCACCAGCTGACCCACACGGGTGCGCGTCCCTACCAGTGCCTGGACTGTGGCAAGCGCTTCACGCAGAGCTCCAACCTGCAGCAGCACCGGAGGCTGCACCTGCGGCCCGTGGCCTTCGCCCGCGCACCCCGCCTCCCCATCACCGGTCTGTACAACAAGAGCCCCTACTACTGCGGGACCTGCGGCCGCTGGTTCCACGCCCTGGCAGGCCTGCGACTGCACCAGCGTGTCCACGCCCGAGCCCGGACCCTGACCCTGCAGCCGCCCCGATCGCCacctcctgccccgcccccgccccctgagCCTCAGCAGACTATCATGTGTACGGAGCTGGGGGAGACCATCGCCATCATCGAGACGTCCCAGCCTCTGGCACTTGAGGACACGCTGCAGCTGTGCCAGGCCGCCCTGGGGGCCGGGGAGGCGAGCGGGCTGCTGCAGTTGGACGCGGCCTTCGTGTGA
- the ZNF526 gene encoding zinc finger protein 526 isoform X1, with product MVGVDSEGSRTPGAERVCVKSGGGCRRRERRALLSLPTMAEVAAEVAEAAEMPTQMSPGAMETSTPMLGEMTEMSTEVTEMTPGEALASSLFFQHHQFMCSECGSLYNTLEEVLSHQERHVPAVTEEEALVTQDAGLEPELMAGTEDGPFQCGECSQLILSPGELLAHQDAHLRESVSQIQYQCGDCQELFPSPELWVAHRKARHLSAAAAEPPVLPPLPPPAPAPPLPAPPEVKMEPYECPECSTLCATPEEFLEHQGTHFDSLEKEERNGLEEEEEEEEEEDDEETEEEEEVVAEVGDDATGGDRATAGRARGCGDCPPRWTSAEARRRHRRASRGPASAAHPFHCDQCQRSFSSANRLLAHGRAHVGGTHECTTCSKVFKKAASLEQHLRLHRGEARYLCVDCGRGFGTELTLVAHRRAHTANPLHRCRCGKTFSNMTKFLYHRRTHAGKSGAPPALAAASPAPAEPSPPPPPPPPPAPPAQLPCPQCSKSFASASRLSRHRRAVHGPPERRHRCGVCGKGFKKLVHVRNHLRTHTGERPFQCHSCGKTFASLANLSRHQLTHTGARPYQCLDCGKRFTQSSNLQQHRRLHLRPVAFARAPRLPITGLYNKSPYYCGTCGRWFHALAGLRLHQRVHARARTLTLQPPRSPPPAPPPPPEPQQTIMCTELGETIAIIETSQPLALEDTLQLCQAALGAGEASGLLQLDAAFV from the exons ATGGTAGGTGTGGATAGTGAGGGGTCCCGCACGCCTGGAGCAGAGAGGGTCTGTGTCAAGAGCGGCGGGGGCTGCAGGAGGCGAGAGAGACGG GCACtactctccctccccaccatggCAGAGGTGGCGGCTGAGGTGGCCGAGGCGGCCGAGATGCCAACACAGATGTCACCAGGGGCGATGGAGACGTCAACACCGATGTTAGGAGAGATGACGGAGATGTCAACAGAGGTGACCGAGATGACACCTGGGGAGGCCCTCgcctcctcccttttcttccagCACCACCAGTTCATGTGCTCTGAGTGCGGCAGCCTCTACAACACGCTGGAGGAAGTTCTCTCTCACCAGGAGCGGCATGTGCCTGCTGTCACAGAGGAGGAGGCGCTGGTCACCCAGGATGCTGGCCTGGAGCCAGAGCTCATGGCGGGCACCGAGGATGGGCCTTTCCAGTGTGGGGAGTGCAGCCAGCTCATCCTGTCCCCTGGTGAGCTCCTGGCCCACCAGGACGCCCACCTCCGGGAGTCTGTGAGCCAGATCCAGTACCAGTGTGGGGACTGCCAGGAGCTCTTCCCCTCGCCTGAGCTGTGGGTGGCTCATCGCAAGGCCAGGCACCTTTCTGCTGCGGCGGCCGAACCACCGGTgctgccccctctgcctcccccggCACCggcacctcccctccctgctccacccGAAGTGAAGATGGAGCCCTACGAGTGTCCCGAGTGTTCCACCCTCTGTGCCACTCCCGAGGAGTTCTTGGAGCATCAGGGCACCCACTTTGACTCCCTCGAGAAAGAAGAGCGCAATGGGctcgaggaggaggaagaagaggaggaggaggaagacgatGAAgagacggaggaggaggaggaggtggtggcaGAGGTTGGTGATGACGCCACGGGAGGCGACAGGGCCACAGCCGGCCgggccaggggctgtggggactGTCCCCCCCGCTGGACGTCAGCCGAGGCACGCCGGCGACACCGGCGGGCATCCCGCGGCCCGGCATCGGCAGCCCACCCCTTCCACTGCGACCAGTGCCAGCGCAGCTTCAGCTCGGCGAACCGGCTGCTGGCTCATGGGCGGGCGCACGTCGGCGGCACGCACGAGTGTACGACCTGCTCCAAGGTCTTCAAGAAAGCGGCGTCGCTCGAGCAGCACCTGCGGCTGCACCGCGGCGAAGCCCGCTACCTCTGTGTGGACTGCGGCCGCGGCTTTGGCACGGAGCTCACGTTGGTGGCTCACCGGCGGGCACACACCGCCAACCCCTTACATCGCTGCCGCTGCGGCAAGACGTTCAGCAACATGACCAAGTTTCTCTACCACCGGCGCACCCACGCGGGCAAGAGCGGGGCGCCCCCCGCGCTGGCGGCCGCCTCCCCGGCTCCGGCCGAgccctcgccgccgccgccgccgccgccgccccccgccccgcccgcccagCTGCCCTGTCCACAGTGCTCCAAGTCCTTCGCCTCGGCTTCCCGGCTCTCCCGGCACCGGCGCGCGGTCCACGGGCCCCCCGAGCGGCGTCACCGCTGCGGCGTGTGCGGCAAGGGCTTCAAGAAGCTGGTCCACGTGCGCAACCACCTGCGGACACACACGGGCGAGCGGCCCTTCCAGTGCCACTCGTGTGGCAAGACCTTTGCTTCTCTGGCCAACCTCAGCCGCCACCAGCTGACCCACACGGGTGCGCGTCCCTACCAGTGCCTGGACTGTGGCAAGCGCTTCACGCAGAGCTCCAACCTGCAGCAGCACCGGAGGCTGCACCTGCGGCCCGTGGCCTTCGCCCGCGCACCCCGCCTCCCCATCACCGGTCTGTACAACAAGAGCCCCTACTACTGCGGGACCTGCGGCCGCTGGTTCCACGCCCTGGCAGGCCTGCGACTGCACCAGCGTGTCCACGCCCGAGCCCGGACCCTGACCCTGCAGCCGCCCCGATCGCCacctcctgccccgcccccgccccctgagCCTCAGCAGACTATCATGTGTACGGAGCTGGGGGAGACCATCGCCATCATCGAGACGTCCCAGCCTCTGGCACTTGAGGACACGCTGCAGCTGTGCCAGGCCGCCCTGGGGGCCGGGGAGGCGAGCGGGCTGCTGCAGTTGGACGCGGCCTTCGTGTGA